TTGCTCCAAGTGGGATCGTGCTCGTAGTACGAGCTGTCGCTCGTCTGGAAACTCGGCCATGCGCCACGTAGGAGGGCAAGGCCAATCAATGTTCGTACAACGCCGAGCGCTCAGCTTCGACTGATGATGGCACGCACGTGCTCCGATAGATAATGACGGATCGTGGTAGCGTGATCCTCGGGACCCTTACACGTCGTTCGAAGGAACATTTGTTTGTAATAGGGAACGATAAGGTTGATTTCTTCAACGACACTGGTGGCTACGGTTTATTTCGACTGAGGATTCGGACGAGGGCGTTTTCTTTCACATGGTGGACGTTGGCGGCCCGACCCTCGAAGAGGGACAGAACATCGATTTCGATATCGAGCAGGCCCCCAAGGGTCCCCGCGCGACGAACGTCGTTTGCGCCTGAATTGCTCACAGTCACTGGACTGTGACGGACGGTACGGATTCATTCTCAGACACCTGGTTGTTGAATCCGCAGAGGGCAACAGGATTCATTGTTTGACAGCTTGTTCAACGTTGTAGACTGCTGCGGCAAGCACGATTTCACGGAATTGGCGATCGTTCTAATGACTTACCTCGACGCCGTCGACGGATTCAAACTAGGTAGCGAGGCGGATCTCCCGCCCCACCGTGGGCGGGAAGGAAGCCAACACGCGCTGCCTCCTCGGAGGGTTGAAGTGAGTGACATTCCACATTAGTGGTACGTGGTCGGCGGCCAACAGCTGTCGCCGATCACGGGCCGCAGTCAACCGGCCCCAGAATCGGGGATGCAGACCCGTGAACGCCCGAACGCTCTTCGGGTACGACGCGGTACGTCCACCGATAAGCCCCGCGCCATTGTGCGCGGGGCAGTTGACTAGAGCCCCGGAAAACAGTTATAGCAGACATTATTTCTGTCGTCGGTTAGTAACGCCCGACAATGGAACCGCTCGAAATCGGCTTACGGATTCTCGGTGGAATCATACTTATCGGAGTAAACGCGTTTTTCGTCGCGATCGAATTCGCGTTGACGCGTACCCGCCAGTATCCCGAGTCGGAGTTCAACACGCCGGGGCTTGAACTCGCGTGGGAGATGACTAACGACTTGGAGTTTTATTTGACGACCTGCCAGGTCTGGATTTCCGCGACGAGTATCGCATTGGGGATTATCGCCGAGCCCGGACTGGCAGCCTTGTTCTCACCCCTGTTCGAGAACACCACACTCGCATCGGCCGGAGCCGGATCACTACTTGGGTTTTTGATCATCAACCTCGTCCACCTCACGCACGGCGAACAGACTCCGACGTACCTCGGCGTCGAACGCTCCAAACAGGTCGCCCGCTACGGATCACGGCCGCTGTACTGGTTCGCCAAGATACTCGCCCCGGCAATCAAATTCGGTGACTGGATCGCAAAGGCGACACTCGGTTTGTTCGGCATCGAGATGACCCAGGCGTGGACGGAGACCGAACGGGAAGTTATCGAGACTCGAGCTGATCTCCGGACCCGGCTTGGATCGGTGCTCGAGGAGGGTGGCCTGCCCGACGAACGCCGCGAGGAGATTATGAACGCCTTGACAATCGGCGAGCAGTCGCTCAGTGAGGTCATGATCCCGGCTGACGAAATAGTATCGTTATCTACTACAGACGATCCCGAGTCGAACTTCCAGAAAATGGAAGAGCACCCCCACACACGGTATCCACTGATTGGCGATGAGCTGACCGATTTCCGTGGCATTGTCTATACTCCGATCCTGCTGAGACACCGTGAACAACTGGCAACCGGCAACCTCGATTTCTCCGGGCTAGCAGCACCGACGATGACACTCTCTCCCGATACGGACGTTAGCGATGCGATCGATCAGTTCCAAACTGAACAGCAAGAACTCGCCCTCGTCATCGAAGATGGCGGAGTCGTTGGACTGGTGACCGTAACTGACCTCTTGGAGACGATCATCGGTGATATTGAAGATCCACTCGACCAAGTCGATCCCGACGCACTCGACTAGAGAAATATCCATCACTGGCACTGATCGCTCAGTTAATCCACAAGGTGAACTACTCCGCCCTACTCGCACTTGGTGCTCACTCGTTGGGGTTGGGACTTCCCACTTTGACGATGTGGTTGAAAGAATTATATACTGTTATGCACAGTTACGACCCTAATAGTAATATAATATAAATATATTTACTAATTATTTTGAACCATTGACTCGATGGCAAACGACAAGTCGTCGGCTACCAGGCGACAGGTCCTTCTTGGAAGTAGTGCAGCGCTTGGCAGCGCGATGGCAGGGTGTCAATTCCCGTCAGCGTAGAGGGGATCGAGCTTCTGATGTTCGGACAGACACTACTAATAGCGGATTACGAAAAACTGCGCGATTGATCTTCCGACAGCAATGGTCTAGCTCCGAGCGACAGTCATTACGACGTCGTGTGAATCGAAATAGTAACCTCTGTTGACTATTGCACCTATTGTATAATGTGCGACTATTGTTCGGATGTGTCGACTCCAAATACGTGCCTGTTCCAATTGTCTACAGCCTCTAAAAAATCGTTTCAGCCGTAATCGAAGTCGGGTGGACGGGTCACTGCTCGACGGCTGCAGCCGGATTCAGGAAGCCCGATCCGTAGTACGTCTTGTCGTACTCTTCGACCGTCTCGGCAGTGTTCTTCAACGTTTGACGTACCTGATTCGCGTTGAAGTCGGGGTTCTGGCTCTTTACGAGTGCAGCAGCCCCCACGACCTGTGGACAGGCCATCGACGTTCCAGCGATCCAATCATAGCCGTAGGTTGCCCCCTCGTAGGTCCCGTCATCGGCGTACTCGGGCATGGCGATCGTGTTGTATACGAGGTCGAGATACCACGGGACGCCGGTGTCGATCGCGTCGAGGTCGGCATTTCCACCGGGTGCAGCGACGTCGATGGCGTTCGTTCCATAGTTGGTGTAGAACGCTGGACTGTAGAAGCCCTCTTCGAGCCCCTCGTCGCCCCACTGGTACCCAATCGGTCCAGTAGCGCTGACGGACACGACGTTCGCCGCCTCGTTCGGAAGACTGACCGCAGGGGCACACTCCTCCGTGCCGTCGCCGTCGAAGTCCGTGCAGATACGTCCATCGTGCTGGAGATCCGTACTGTCGTTGCCCGCGGCTGCGACGAGCAACGTCCCGTTGCTATTGGCGTAGGTCGTGGTCCGATTGAGCATCTTGCCGTACAATTGCCCCTGTGCCTTGCGCGAGACCGGATACGCTCCAAGACTCATGTTGGCCACGTCGACGTCGATGCGGACGCTGTAGACGATGGCCGCGAGGATGTCCGCGAACGACGCCAGTGACTCCGGCGAGAACACTCGACAGTCGACGACCTCCGTCGCGGGCGCAGTACCGACGACGCCCCCTTCGTTTTGATCGTCTGCGGCGATGATTCCGGCGACGTGAGTCCCGTGGTACCCACCAAAGGGACCACCAGCACCGTATCCGTCGTCAGTGAAGTTCCGAGACAGGTCCTCGTTCACTGCGTGCTCGAGATCTGGATGCCCGGCAGCGACTCCTGTGTCGATGACCGCTACTCGAGTTTCGTCTCCGCGAGTGATTTCGTGAGCCGCTGGAATGTTCTGGGCCTGCTTATCCCATTGATACTCGTATCCCGGCTCGTCGGTTGCGCTGGCTGCGATCGGCGTCTGGTCGCTGAGAGGGCGATTCAGCGAGTACGTCGTGTCCGGAGCGTACGTTGTGTTCAGCGACCGGACGTCTGCTTCTGCTCCATTTACGACCAGCAGGTCGATCTCACGAAGATCGTGAACGACGTCCAGGCCTGCCGCTTCGGCCTTCGTTCTCGAGGTCGCCTTGGCGTCGACGAGGAATCGGCTTGTCGACGTCGCTGCAACGACCGAACTTCCGACCGCAATTCCACCGAGGAGGCTTCCGCTCACCTTGAGGAACGTTCGTCGTGTTCCATTTAACATAGCCAACTGTGATAATAGATAACATTGGTATTAATTCTATTGGTGAATTGAAGTTTCTGCGAAGTTGTAAATATGGGAAATACAGATTTTATTCCCTGGTAACAGTATCGTCGAAATGGGGCTGGGACCGGCAGTTTGGGTCTTCGATCGTCTTCTCCGTGGCGTGAGCGCTGTAGAGCTGCGAGTGACCGATGTGGGATAGACAGCGATCAGATTCGTGAACTTATCAGGAAATCCTGTGAGAGCTATACCTCGCTGGAACGAGTCCATTCGGTATGGACAGCGAGTCGTTCGCGTTTGGCGTCCCGGTGATCGGCGTTCTCGTCGGAGCTGTCATCATCGTCGTGAGCGTCTTTCAGGGCGGCTTGACCCCGGTGACGATGATCGGCGGTCTGATCGGATTCGTCAGTATCGTAGGGTTGACGATCGCGGTGACACGTGTCGAGCGTGGTGAACTATCGGGGAGCGAACTACCGGCTGATCGTGAACACTGATCGCCCCGAGGCAGGCCTGCGCTCCGTGAGGGCAGGGCAAGCGGACGAACCGCTCGAGGGACAGTCGTAAGTAACTGTTGGGTGAAATGACAACATGTTCGATCACATTCTCGTGCCGACGGACGGAAGCGGTCCCGCGACCGCCGCCCTCGAGTACGCGGCAGCCATCGCGGCAGCGAACGATGCGACCGTTCACGTACTGCACGTGACCGAGACGCCGCCCGACGAGGAAGACGAGGAGATCGTCACGACGGCCCGCGACTGGGTCACCGCCGCTGGGGCGGCAGTCGACGAGGAGGTCGTGCAGGGCGAACCCGACGAGACGATCTGCGAGTACGCCGCCGACCGCGGCGTCGACGGAATCGTCATGGGGACGCAGGGGCGACAGGGACTCGAGCGGTTCGTGCTCGGGAGCGTGACGGAGTCGGTCGTCCGTAACGCGACCGTTCCAGTGCTCGTCGTCCGCAGGGGCAGTGACGTCCGGCGGGAGTATCCCTACGAGACGATCGTCGTGCCGATCGACGGAAGCGAACACGCCGTGGCGGCCTTAGAACACGGGATCGAGATCGCGACCCGACACGACGCGACGCTTCACCTCCTGTCGGTCGTCGACGTGAGAGCCACTGGCGTCGACGCCGTCGCCGACCTGCAGGCCGATCAGTTCGCCGAATACGCGCGGACGATCGTCGACGACGCGGCGGCGAAGGCACGAACCGCGGGCGTCGACGACGTCGTGACGACGGTGACGTTCGGTTCGACCTACCGCGAGATCAGGTCTCACGCCCAGGACCACGAGGCCGACCTCCTCGTGATGGGGACCCACGGACGACACGGCTTCGATCGGCTCATGCTCGGTAGCGTCACCGAACGCGTCTTGCGGACTGCGCCAGCACCCGTGCTCACGGTTCGCGTCCCCGAAACGGAGTAGTCTCGGTGACGTCGTCGCTCGAGTGACTTTGCGAGTGGACGACACTCGAGTGAGCGACTGACCGCCAGCACGCGTCGTCAACGGTTAAGTAGCGTGGCACCGACACACGTGGTATGGCGACGGAATACCTGACGGCTCCGATGCCCGGCGTGTTTTACCGACGACCCGATCCCGACGATCCGCCGTTCGTCGAGGTCGGTGACGACGTCAGCGAGGGTGAGACGGTCGCCCTCGTCGGCGTGATGAAGAACTTCCACGACGTCACGGCGTCCTCGAGCGGGACCGTAAGCGAGATTCTGGTCGACGACGAGGCGGAGATCGAGGCCGGTCAGGAACTGATCGAAC
Above is a genomic segment from Natribaculum luteum containing:
- a CDS encoding hemolysin family protein, with protein sequence MEPLEIGLRILGGIILIGVNAFFVAIEFALTRTRQYPESEFNTPGLELAWEMTNDLEFYLTTCQVWISATSIALGIIAEPGLAALFSPLFENTTLASAGAGSLLGFLIINLVHLTHGEQTPTYLGVERSKQVARYGSRPLYWFAKILAPAIKFGDWIAKATLGLFGIEMTQAWTETEREVIETRADLRTRLGSVLEEGGLPDERREEIMNALTIGEQSLSEVMIPADEIVSLSTTDDPESNFQKMEEHPHTRYPLIGDELTDFRGIVYTPILLRHREQLATGNLDFSGLAAPTMTLSPDTDVSDAIDQFQTEQQELALVIEDGGVVGLVTVTDLLETIIGDIEDPLDQVDPDALD
- a CDS encoding S8 family peptidase, whose protein sequence is MSGSLLGGIAVGSSVVAATSTSRFLVDAKATSRTKAEAAGLDVVHDLREIDLLVVNGAEADVRSLNTTYAPDTTYSLNRPLSDQTPIAASATDEPGYEYQWDKQAQNIPAAHEITRGDETRVAVIDTGVAAGHPDLEHAVNEDLSRNFTDDGYGAGGPFGGYHGTHVAGIIAADDQNEGGVVGTAPATEVVDCRVFSPESLASFADILAAIVYSVRIDVDVANMSLGAYPVSRKAQGQLYGKMLNRTTTYANSNGTLLVAAAGNDSTDLQHDGRICTDFDGDGTEECAPAVSLPNEAANVVSVSATGPIGYQWGDEGLEEGFYSPAFYTNYGTNAIDVAAPGGNADLDAIDTGVPWYLDLVYNTIAMPEYADDGTYEGATYGYDWIAGTSMACPQVVGAAALVKSQNPDFNANQVRQTLKNTAETVEEYDKTYYGSGFLNPAAAVEQ
- a CDS encoding universal stress protein, which gives rise to MFDHILVPTDGSGPATAALEYAAAIAAANDATVHVLHVTETPPDEEDEEIVTTARDWVTAAGAAVDEEVVQGEPDETICEYAADRGVDGIVMGTQGRQGLERFVLGSVTESVVRNATVPVLVVRRGSDVRREYPYETIVVPIDGSEHAVAALEHGIEIATRHDATLHLLSVVDVRATGVDAVADLQADQFAEYARTIVDDAAAKARTAGVDDVVTTVTFGSTYREIRSHAQDHEADLLVMGTHGRHGFDRLMLGSVTERVLRTAPAPVLTVRVPETE
- a CDS encoding acetyl-CoA carboxylase: MATEYLTAPMPGVFYRRPDPDDPPFVEVGDDVSEGETVALVGVMKNFHDVTASSSGTVSEILVDDEAEIEAGQELIELTTDD